From Zerene cesonia ecotype Mississippi chromosome 13, Zerene_cesonia_1.1, whole genome shotgun sequence, the proteins below share one genomic window:
- the LOC119831455 gene encoding U2 small nuclear ribonucleoprotein A' isoform X2 produces the protein MVKLTIELIQSSLQYMNPCRDRELDLRGYKIPQIENMGATLDQFDTIDFSDNDIRKLDGFPLLKRLKCLFLNNNRIVRIGENLEQYLPNLESLILTNNNISELGDLDPLASLTKLRTLSLMHNPVANKQHYRAYVAFKLPELRLLDFRKIKQKERDEANTLFKSKKGKEIQKEITRKAKTFVPGGNMPDPKVTNLTPQEIHKIREAIKNASSLQEVERLTRMLQAGQIPGQKPLQPQTQQNGQQEEDEEMDTSQSNGQ, from the exons atgGTTAAGCTTACAATCGAATTAATTCAAAGTTCGCTGCAATATATGAATCCTTGTCGAGATCGAGAATTGGATCTTAGag GTTACAAAATCCCCCAAATAGAAAACATGGGTGCCACTTTAGACCAGTTTGATACAATAGATTTTTCGGACAATGATATCAGAAAACTTGATGGATTTCCCTTACTTAAAAGACTAAAATGCTTGTTTCTAAACAACAACCGAATTGT ACGCATAGGAGAAAATTTAGAACAGTATTTGCCTAACTTGGAATCcctaatattaacaaacaataatatatcagAACTGGGAGATCTTGATCCACTTGCTTCCTTGACTAAGCTGCGAACTCTTTCACTTATGCACAATCCAGTGGCTAATAAACAGCACTATAG AGCTTATGTTGCCTTTAAACTACCTGAACTAAGGCTTCTAGACTTCAGAAAGATCAAACAAAAGGAAAGGGATGAAGCAAATAcactttttaaaagtaaaaaagggAAAGAAATTCAAAAGGAGATTACAAGAAAAGCTAAGACATTTGTTCCTGGTGGAAATATGCCAGATCCAAAAGTTACAA ATCTTACACCCCAAGAGATCCACAAAATCAGGGAAGCTATCAAGAATGCTTCATCCCTGCAAGAGGTGGAGCGGCTAACAAGGATGTTACAGGCGGGCCAAATACCTGGGCAAAAACCTTTACAAccacaaacacaacaaaatggACAAC
- the LOC119831455 gene encoding U2 small nuclear ribonucleoprotein A' isoform X1, producing MVKLTIELIQSSLQYMNPCRDRELDLRGYKIPQIENMGATLDQFDTIDFSDNDIRKLDGFPLLKRLKCLFLNNNRIVRIGENLEQYLPNLESLILTNNNISELGDLDPLASLTKLRTLSLMHNPVANKQHYRAYVAFKLPELRLLDFRKIKQKERDEANTLFKSKKGKEIQKEITRKAKTFVPGGNMPDPKVTNLTPQEIHKIREAIKNASSLQEVERLTRMLQAGQIPGQKPLQPQTQQNGQRKHIYLFIANLMFGKYEYVCCCLRFNKCHTSQIFNWSIGIYTFFNDSNAHHNRSFLHWYEMFNSI from the exons atgGTTAAGCTTACAATCGAATTAATTCAAAGTTCGCTGCAATATATGAATCCTTGTCGAGATCGAGAATTGGATCTTAGag GTTACAAAATCCCCCAAATAGAAAACATGGGTGCCACTTTAGACCAGTTTGATACAATAGATTTTTCGGACAATGATATCAGAAAACTTGATGGATTTCCCTTACTTAAAAGACTAAAATGCTTGTTTCTAAACAACAACCGAATTGT ACGCATAGGAGAAAATTTAGAACAGTATTTGCCTAACTTGGAATCcctaatattaacaaacaataatatatcagAACTGGGAGATCTTGATCCACTTGCTTCCTTGACTAAGCTGCGAACTCTTTCACTTATGCACAATCCAGTGGCTAATAAACAGCACTATAG AGCTTATGTTGCCTTTAAACTACCTGAACTAAGGCTTCTAGACTTCAGAAAGATCAAACAAAAGGAAAGGGATGAAGCAAATAcactttttaaaagtaaaaaagggAAAGAAATTCAAAAGGAGATTACAAGAAAAGCTAAGACATTTGTTCCTGGTGGAAATATGCCAGATCCAAAAGTTACAA ATCTTACACCCCAAGAGATCCACAAAATCAGGGAAGCTATCAAGAATGCTTCATCCCTGCAAGAGGTGGAGCGGCTAACAAGGATGTTACAGGCGGGCCAAATACCTGGGCAAAAACCTTTACAAccacaaacacaacaaaatggACAACgtaagcatatttatttatttattgctaatttGATGTTTGGGAAGTATGAATATGTCTGTTGTTGCCTGCGTTTTAACAAGTGTCATACATCTCAGATTTTTAATTGGTCTATCggaatttatacatttttcaatgatTCAAATGCGCATCATAATCGATCTTTCCTTCATTGGTATGAGATgtttaatagcatttaa